The nucleotide sequence GTCGTGATGATATGATTCCCCTTAGAGCGATTGTTTTCGGCATAACCGATGATAGCCAGATTATCAGCTTCAGTACCGCCGCTCGTAAAAATGATATTGTTCCCTTTCGTCCCTATGCTCTTTGCCAGTTCCTCGCGGGTATCATCGAGAATTTTCCTTGCCTCACGACCGAAATGGTGGATGCTTGAAGGGTTTCCGAACTCCGCTTCCATTACCTTGACCATGTCAGCCAGCACCTCTGGATGCAATGGTGTAGTGGCTGCATGGTCCAAATAGATTCTTTCCAAAGTCTTACCCTCTCTTCAGAAGTTTTTTTAAATATTCGCTGATTTCTCGTTGTTTGTTGCTTTTAGAACACATTTCGATGCACCCGCATTCTTTAAGTCATTGCGGTTCATTTTAAGAAATTATGTGCAAGCAACACGGTTTACGAAAAAGGCCTAAATATAAAACATATAAGCGTCAGACTCGCCAAAGTTGTCGGAATGATTAGCGAGGTCTTCGATGGTTGTATTATCGAGTACGTCCTTGACAGCGTCCCTGATTCGTGTCCAGAGCTCACGCTTGGCTGGTTCCTCGTCCTCTATACCTTCAACAATGCTGATTGGCCCCTCAAGGACACGGATGATGTCCCCTGCCGAGATTGTTGACGGTTCTGAACTGAGAATATAACCGCCATATGCTCCCCTGATGCTTTTCACCAGGCCGGCATTCCTGAGCGGCGCAACCAATTGCTCCAGGTAATGCTCTGATAAATCATTAGTTTGCGCAATGGACTTTAGGGATATCGGGCCCTCTCCATATTTTTTGGCTAGCTCGATCATGATCGTCAGTCCATAGCGCCCTTTCGTAGAAATTTTCATATTGCACCTCAACTCCAATTTTCATAAAGGTTAGCTATTCTTTAGATATATTCATAATGCCCCATATGGCATTCTCTCACTATATAAATAGTATCAAAATCCTCAGTCAATAGGTAGGCTTTTGCAATTATAGCACAAATTGCGTGTACCATGCGCAAGTCCCTCGTTCGTGTTATTGTATATATACGAAATATGCGTATTATTGGAGCGATGAGCATGAATCTTAAACCTCTTGCTTTCAGGATGAGGCCGCGGACGATTGAGGAAGTGATCGGCCAGTCGCATCTTGTAGCTGAAGGAAAAATCATAAATCGGATGGTCAAGGCACGGCAATTGTCATCGATGATTCTTTACGGCCCGCCTGGTATTGGGAAAACTTCGATTGCCAGCGCCATTGCGGGAAGCACGAATTTTGCGTTCAGGACGCTGAATGCTGTTACAAACAATAAAAAAGATATGGAAGTAGTCGCCGCTGAAGCGAAAATGTCAGGGAAGGTCATCCTGCTTCTCGATGAGGTTCACCGCCTTGATAAGGCGAAACAGGACTTCCTGCTTCCTTATCTTGAAAACGGGATGATTGTCTTAATTGGAGCGACGACGAGCAACCCTTACCACGCGATCAATCCCGCAATACGGTCCAGATGCCAGATTTTCGAACTGAAACCGCTTGAACCAGTTGATATCAAAGCTGCCCTAAGCAGAGCGATTGCGGATGAAGATCGAGGCCTAGGGCACCTGAATATTGAGATTACAGATGAAGCACTCACCCATATCGCTACCGCTTCAGGCGGAGATGTGAGAAGCTCATTGAATGCTCTTGAACTTGCAGTGCTGTCAACCGAACCAGATGTGGATGGGGTCATTCATATTGATGAAGCTGCAGCTGAAGAGTGCATGCAGAAAAAAAGTCTTTCACATGATAAAGATGGAGATGCCCATTATGATGTTCTGTCAGGTTTCCAAAAATCCATCAGAGGCAGCGATGTGAATGCCGCCCTACACTACCTAGGCAGATTGATAGAAGCAGGCGACCTCGTAAGCATCAACCGAAGGCTCCTTGTCATTGCCTATGAAGATATTGGACTGGCGAGCCCGCAGGCAGGGCAAAGGACGCTGGCAGCAATTGAAGCTGCTGAAAGGGTTGGGTTTCCTGAAGCAAGAATTCCACTGGCTAATGCGGTTATTGAGCTATGTCTGTCTCCAAAGTCCAATTCCGCAATTGTAGCGATTGATTCGGCGCTTGGGGACATCCGTTCCGGTATTAGCGGAGAGGTCCCTGACCATCTAAAGGATGCCCATTATAAAGGTGCTAAAGACCTAGGAAGAGGCATTGATTACCTATATCCGCATGATTATGAAGGCGGTTGGGTAAAGCAGCAGTATCTTCCGGACAGGATCAAGAACAAGGTCTATTACAAGCCAAAGAAGACCGGGAAATTCGAACAGGCAATAGCAGCTATCTATGAAAAAATCACAGGACAAAAAAAATAAGCGGAAGGGCCATTGTTGAGGCCCCTTCCGCTTATTTTTTAGCTAAGCTCTTTCCGTAAACTTTGTTACTTTTCCAACGAAAGTAAAAACCGGCACCTGGGTTTTTACGAGTATCATCGTAGTTCTAGTTCAGAAGTCTCCTCGAAAAGAGTCCCGATACTACAAAGAATGCGGAATACAATTATACGTACGAAAAACAACAATCAATGCGAATAGAGCCTTTAGCTATTCACACGGTTTATTTCGATATCCTTCAAAAGTTCCCTGACAACATAGCTCGCCATGATGAGCCCTGCAACTGACGGAACAAACGCATTTGAAGAAGGCGGCATTTTTGCCTTGCGGATTTCCGCATTGTCGTTACCAACCTCTTTTCGGACATCTTCACGAATCACGATCGGGCTTTCATCAGAAAAAACAACCGGAATCCCCTTTTTGATTCCTTCCTTGCGTAAACGGGTACGAATGACTTTTGCAAGCGGATCAGTGTGCGTCTTGAAAATATCAGCAATCTGGAACCGGGTTGGATCCATCTTGTTAGCTGCGCCCATACTTGAAATCATTGGGATGTCACGCTTGATGGATTCCTTGATCAAATGAATTTTATAAGAGATTGTATCGGACGCATCGACAATAAAATCCAAATCGTAGCCAAAAATTTCTTCATATGTTTCTTCTGTGTAGAACATTTTTAATGCAATAACTTCGCATTCAGGATTTATATCCATAATCCTGTCTCGCATCACTTCAACCTTTTGCTTGCCAACAGTCGAAAGAAGCGCAATAAGCTGGCGGTTGACATTCGTGATATCGACATCATCCTTGTCAATCAGGATTAACTTGCCAACACCCGATCTTGCTAAAGCTTCTGCCGCAAACGAACCGACCCCGCCAATTCCTAAAACAGCCACAGTACTATTTTTCATTATATCAAGGCCTTCCTTACCAATGGCCAATTCATTTCTTGAAAATTGATGAAGCATCACAAACTCACTCCAAATATAAGATTGATGTTAATATCTATACCCGCTTTTGAATATAACATACCCGCCGTTAATTTCAAGTATTTTTATAGGAATTAAAGTGTATATTAGTTTTGGTTGTGTGAATTACTGAATGGAAGGTAGGTGAATTCCTATAAAGTGTCTATTAGAAGAGTTCAACGAGATAAAAAGAAGGAGAAAATCCTAGAATTTCCATTAGAAGGGTTCTATCGGACAAACAGAAAGAAGAAATCACAGAATTTGTCCGTTAGGAAGGCTCTATCGGACAAACAGAAGACTGAAACCCTTAAATGTGTCCGTTAGAAGAAAAACGAATTCAGACTTATAGTGAATGATTAGATCTATATAGGAATGAACTTTTAGAACAAAAAAACCATGCATCAGCATGGTTTTAATTTACGTATGTAGGAAGAGTCCCAATCGTGCCGTCGTGTTGGTTGCCTTCGTCTTGAACCCGCTCTCAGCAGGTGGGTGCCCTGTCCCGGGTTTCTGTAAGTCCTCTAGCCAGAGGCATTTACGCGGCCCGAAAACGCGAACTCCCGAAGGATAGATGTTAGGTCAAAACTTCAGGTTAAACAACGAACACATCAGGACTCTTCATCTGTTGTTATTATATTACCACAGCCCCAAATGAACTTCAAGGATATGGCCATTGGATATTACTGGTTCTTTTTAAGATTTAATGCTAAATGAAGCTCATCCAGCTGGGCTCCGCTTACTTCGCCAGGGGCGTCTGTCAGCAGGTCGCTTGCGCTTGCTGTTTTCGGGAACGCAATCGTATCACGCAGGTTTGTTCTGCCAGCAAGGAGCATGACCATTCTGTCCAGTCCCAGGGCGATTCCTCCATGTGGAGGTGTTCCATATTCAAATGCCTCAAGAAGGAATCCAAACTGCTCGACTGCCTGTTCCTTTGTAAAGCCAAGCACGGAGAACATTTTTTCCTGTACATCTCTTTCAAAAATCCTTAGAGATCCGCCGCCCAGTTCATAGCCGTTAAGGACAAGGTCATAAGCCTGTGCTTTTACACTGGCTGGATCGCTTTCGAGCAATGGCAGGTCATCGCGTACTGGCATCGTGAATGGATGGTGAGCTGCAAAATAACGATCTGCTTCCTCGTCGAACTCCAATAGTGGCCAGTCTGTAATCCAGAGGAAATTGAATTTGCTCTGGTCAATCAACCCGAGCTCTTTACCAAGCTTTAAGCGTAAGGCTCCAAGGGCATCTGCTACAACAGCCTTCTTATCTGCAACGAATAGAAGGAGGTCCCCAGCCGAAACTTCTAGCTTGGCCTGAAGTGCCGCTTGTTCTTCTTCTCCAAAGAACTTTGAGATTGGACCTTTTAGTCCATCCTCCTCCGCCTTCAGCCAAGCAAGACCTTTTGCACCGTAAACAGATACAAATTCAGTTAAACCATCAATATCCTTACGTGAATAGTTAGCTGCCGCACCTTTTACATTTATTGCTTTCACTTGGCCGCCGTTTGCTACCGCTGAAGCAAATACCTTGAAGCCAGAATCCTTTACCGTTTCCGAAAGGTCGACAAGTTCCATACCAAAGCGAGTATCCGGTTTGTCAGATCCGAAGCGGCCCATAGCCTCTTCATAGCTCATACGAGGAAATGGCACCGTCACATCCATACCCTTTACATCCTTCATGACCTTTTGCATCATTTTTTCAGTCAAGCCCATGATCTCTTCCTGGCTCAGAAAGCTCGTTTCTATATCGACTTGCGTGAATTCCGGCTGGCGGTCAGCTCGGAGATCCTCATCACGGAAGCAGCGTGCAATCTGGTAATAGCGCTCAAAGCCGCCAACCATCATCAACTGTTTAAAAATCTGCGGTGATTGAGGAAGAGCGTAGAATTCGCCTGGATGAACACGGCTTGGCACTAGATAGTCACGCGCTCCCTCAGGTGTGCTCTTTGTTAAAATCGGCGTTTCTACATCAAGGAAGCCTTCGCCATCAAGGAAGTCACGAATTGCTTTTGTTACCTGGTGTCTCATCTTAAAAGTTTCAAACATTACCGGACGACGGAGATCCAGATAACGGTATTTCAGACGAACATCTTCTGATACATCTGTTTTATCAGCGATCACGAAAGGTGTCGTTTTTGCTTCATTGATGATTGTCAGCTCTTCAGCCTGGACTTCAATCCTTCCAGTCTTAAGGTTTTCATTAATACTTCCTTCGCTGCGGGCAATGACTGTCCCTTTAACATCAAGAACGTATTCCGTACGCACTTTCTCTGCGAGCGAAAGCGCTTCTGGAGAAACGTCAGGATTGAATACAATCTGTACTAGGCCTGTTCTGTCACGCAGGTCAATAAAAATTAAACCACCCAGGTCACGACGCTTTTGGACCCAGCCTTTCAACGTTACCTTTTCACCAATTGCCTCTTCCGTTACTTCACCGCAAAAATATGATCTCCCAAACATCGAAACTCCCCCTCTACTTACAAATCTCCTTGAATTTTTCAATAAAACTCTCAAGCGGCAGTTCGATTTGCTCCCCATCCGCCATTGATTTCAGATTAATCTTCTTCTCTTTTAATTCGTCTTCACCCAACACTGCTACATATCTAGCATTCATCCTGTCAGCAGCCTTGAATTGGGCTTTGATTTTGCGGTCTTGATAATCTCTTTCCGCAGAGAAACCCGCCATTCTCAGATTATGGAGCAGGCCAACAGTATAATCCTTGGCCTCGTCACCCAATGAAACGAGGTAGCAATCAATTCCTTCATTAACCGGAAGCTCAACATTTTCTGCCTCTAGTGCTGAAAGCAATCTTTCAATGCTTAACGCAAATCCGATGCCTGGTGTTTCCGGCCCGCCGATTTCTTCGACAAGTCCATTGTACCTGCCGCCGCCACAAAGGGTTGTGATTGCTCCAAAGCCTTCTGCATCACTCATGATTTCAAAGGCTGTGTGGTTATAATAATCCAGGCCGCGTACTAGATTCGCGTCGACCTCGAATTCAATCCCTAGGTCAGTCAAATACTTGGTCACTTTACTAAAATATTGAGCAGAGTCATCAGTCAGATATTCAATGATAGATGGTGCTGATTTCATCAGCTCGTGGTCACGGTCTGCTTTGCAATCCAGGATTCGCATTGGATTTTTTTCAAGGCGATTCTGGCAGTCACTGCAGAATTCCCCGATTCGAGGCTGGAAATGTTTCACAAGAGCCTCTCTGTGTGCCATACGGCTCTCCTTATCTCCAAGACTGTTCACGACAAGCTTGAGCTTTTTCAAACCAAGTTCCTTATAAAGGGACATGGCAAGTGAGATTACTTCAGCGTCAATCGCCGGGTCTGCGCTTCCCATTGCCTCAACACCAAACTGGACAAACTGGCGGAAACGTCCAGCCTGTGGGCGTTCGTAGCGGAACATAGGTCCCATGTAGTAGAGCTTCACTGGCTGATTAGGACTTCCAAACATTTTATTCTCGACAAAAGAGCGAACAGCCGCTGCTGTCCCTTCTGGACGAAGCGTCAGGCTGCGGTCACCCCTGTCTGTGAAAGTGTACATTTCTTTTTGAACTATATCCGTTGTATCACCAACGCTTCGTTTGAATAGATCTGTATGCTCGAAAATCGGAGTTCTTAATTCCCGATATTGATATCTTTCACAAAGTTCTCTCGCCTTCGCTTCGATGAGCTGCCATTTCTCTGTCTGGCCTGGCAAAATGTCCTGTGTTCCGCGAGGGATATTGATTTGATTAGACACAGTGCATCCTCCTCCATAATTTCATATCATTATATTGGCTCGTTTCTATTAAATTGCTCAGGAACACTGCGAATCCCGAAACCCTTCAAAAAGCAACGTTCCAGTTCAAAACTACCCTTATGTAAAAAAAAGAATACAAAAAAGCCCCCAATCCCTTGCCATAATAACAAGGGACGAGAGCTTTGAATTCCCGTGGTGCCACCCTAATTGAAGTGCGTGAATGCACTTCCTCTTTAACAGTTAACGCCTGAATACGTCCTCTCCTAATGATGGGGTCAGCCATGTTCAGAGAAAATCCTACGGAGTGTTCATTCACCAAGTCATCATGCAGAAATGCTTTCAGCCAGGGCATTTCCTCTCTTTGCACTTGTTTCATGGCTACTATGCTCCATCAACGGTATGTTTTCTATATAACATTTTATTTATATTATAATACGGAGTACAAATGGCAATGTCAAGCACAATTCAAGAACGTTCAATCTGTTTTTTCAGTTTTCTTACATCACGGAGAGACAGTCCAAATTCCGAAGCTAATTCTACAGTGTTGGCGCTTTGTTCCTTCTGGATAAAATCGTGGAAATCCACTCCGAATAATTGATTCTCCCCGAATGAAGCCGATTTTCCTTTATCACTGAACCTCATAGTATCACCTTCCAATGTTTATTGCTTACTATTCTTCCCAGCCTTTGTGGAAATTTTTCATGAATATAAGATATTCTTTTTAAACTTGAATTTTTTTCTTTCCATACCGATATAAGAGAAAAGTCCTCGTGATTTTACCGGAAAAATCCGGTAATATATTTTTATAGAGAATGAGAGAGGGAGGGAGATTATTGCTCAGAAATAAAATGGTTCCTATCATCCTTTGCTTGATGCTCATTTTTGGGAGCCTTCCAGCTTTAGAGTCGGCTCACGCGGATAATGGGAGTGTCTCGATAACAGCAACCAGTTTGAATGTAAGAACAGGACCAGGACTAAGTTATCCGATATCAGGATCAGTTAAAAAGGGAGAAAAGTTTTCAATCGTCAAGGAAGAAGGAGATTGGATCCAGATCAGCTTAGGCGGCAGTAAAAAGGGATGGGTAGCCGAATGGTTTACTGCTAAGGAAGCCACTAAGACAGCTGTTTCACCAGCTGTTTCGCCAAAAGCAGACAGTGGCTCAGGCAGCGTAACTGTCAATGGTTTGAGAGTAAGGAAAGGGCCGGGCACAAACTACCAGGTAATAGGGTCGTTTAATAGTGGACAAGCTGTCGAAATCCTTAGCTCGAATGGAAATTGGGCAGAAGTGCGCACTAATGACTTACGAGGGTGGGTCTCAAAGGAATACATAACTACAAAAGAGAGCAAGGCTAGTGAAGCTCCGCCAGCCGCCAGTGCTAAAACAAGCGGAACGGTCAACGCTACTTCCTTGAATGTAAGAGATAAGCCTTCCTTGAACGCTAGCAGAGTCGGTCAATTAAGTTATGGAGCTGCAGTGACAGTCCATTCCCAGTCCAATGGCTGGGCGGAGATAACATACGCAGGAAAAAATGCCTGGGTAAGCGCTGAATACCTAAAAATCGGTGAAAAACCTGCAACTGACAGCGGGAAGACTTCGACTCCTGTAGATCAATTCACAGGCACGGTTACCGCTTCACAGCTGAACGTCCGTGACAAAAATTCTTTGGATGGCAGCGTCATCGGTTCTGTCTCAAAGGGTCAAAGCTTTAGAATCCTTGATGAACAAAACAATTGGGTTAAGATTGAATTCCAGTCTGGTAAAACAGGCTGGGCGGCAGGCTGGTTTTTTGATAAAAAGAAAAACGGACCAACAGCTGCACCTAGCCAGTCTGTAAAAAACAGCAGCGTTTCCATGCTCCATAACGGGACAAACATACGCAAAGGCCCCAGCACAAGCACAGCTGTCATTTTCCGTGCCAATCAGGGGGACAGCTTTGAAATCATAAGCGTCGAAAAAGATTGGTATAAAATCGCGCTTCCAAACGGTGCAAGCGGCTTTGTAGCTGGCTGGATTGTTTCTGTAAAGGGAACTGCACCGCAAATAGAGAGA is from Mesobacillus boroniphilus and encodes:
- the cymR gene encoding cysteine metabolism transcriptional regulator CymR, whose product is MKISTKGRYGLTIMIELAKKYGEGPISLKSIAQTNDLSEHYLEQLVAPLRNAGLVKSIRGAYGGYILSSEPSTISAGDIIRVLEGPISIVEGIEDEEPAKRELWTRIRDAVKDVLDNTTIEDLANHSDNFGESDAYMFYI
- a CDS encoding replication-associated recombination protein A, with protein sequence MNLKPLAFRMRPRTIEEVIGQSHLVAEGKIINRMVKARQLSSMILYGPPGIGKTSIASAIAGSTNFAFRTLNAVTNNKKDMEVVAAEAKMSGKVILLLDEVHRLDKAKQDFLLPYLENGMIVLIGATTSNPYHAINPAIRSRCQIFELKPLEPVDIKAALSRAIADEDRGLGHLNIEITDEALTHIATASGGDVRSSLNALELAVLSTEPDVDGVIHIDEAAAEECMQKKSLSHDKDGDAHYDVLSGFQKSIRGSDVNAALHYLGRLIEAGDLVSINRRLLVIAYEDIGLASPQAGQRTLAAIEAAERVGFPEARIPLANAVIELCLSPKSNSAIVAIDSALGDIRSGISGEVPDHLKDAHYKGAKDLGRGIDYLYPHDYEGGWVKQQYLPDRIKNKVYYKPKKTGKFEQAIAAIYEKITGQKK
- a CDS encoding tRNA threonylcarbamoyladenosine dehydratase translates to MLHQFSRNELAIGKEGLDIMKNSTVAVLGIGGVGSFAAEALARSGVGKLILIDKDDVDITNVNRQLIALLSTVGKQKVEVMRDRIMDINPECEVIALKMFYTEETYEEIFGYDLDFIVDASDTISYKIHLIKESIKRDIPMISSMGAANKMDPTRFQIADIFKTHTDPLAKVIRTRLRKEGIKKGIPVVFSDESPIVIREDVRKEVGNDNAEIRKAKMPPSSNAFVPSVAGLIMASYVVRELLKDIEINRVNS
- the aspS gene encoding aspartate--tRNA ligase, whose amino-acid sequence is MFGRSYFCGEVTEEAIGEKVTLKGWVQKRRDLGGLIFIDLRDRTGLVQIVFNPDVSPEALSLAEKVRTEYVLDVKGTVIARSEGSINENLKTGRIEVQAEELTIINEAKTTPFVIADKTDVSEDVRLKYRYLDLRRPVMFETFKMRHQVTKAIRDFLDGEGFLDVETPILTKSTPEGARDYLVPSRVHPGEFYALPQSPQIFKQLMMVGGFERYYQIARCFRDEDLRADRQPEFTQVDIETSFLSQEEIMGLTEKMMQKVMKDVKGMDVTVPFPRMSYEEAMGRFGSDKPDTRFGMELVDLSETVKDSGFKVFASAVANGGQVKAINVKGAAANYSRKDIDGLTEFVSVYGAKGLAWLKAEEDGLKGPISKFFGEEEQAALQAKLEVSAGDLLLFVADKKAVVADALGALRLKLGKELGLIDQSKFNFLWITDWPLLEFDEEADRYFAAHHPFTMPVRDDLPLLESDPASVKAQAYDLVLNGYELGGGSLRIFERDVQEKMFSVLGFTKEQAVEQFGFLLEAFEYGTPPHGGIALGLDRMVMLLAGRTNLRDTIAFPKTASASDLLTDAPGEVSGAQLDELHLALNLKKNQ
- the hisS gene encoding histidine--tRNA ligase, yielding MSNQINIPRGTQDILPGQTEKWQLIEAKARELCERYQYRELRTPIFEHTDLFKRSVGDTTDIVQKEMYTFTDRGDRSLTLRPEGTAAAVRSFVENKMFGSPNQPVKLYYMGPMFRYERPQAGRFRQFVQFGVEAMGSADPAIDAEVISLAMSLYKELGLKKLKLVVNSLGDKESRMAHREALVKHFQPRIGEFCSDCQNRLEKNPMRILDCKADRDHELMKSAPSIIEYLTDDSAQYFSKVTKYLTDLGIEFEVDANLVRGLDYYNHTAFEIMSDAEGFGAITTLCGGGRYNGLVEEIGGPETPGIGFALSIERLLSALEAENVELPVNEGIDCYLVSLGDEAKDYTVGLLHNLRMAGFSAERDYQDRKIKAQFKAADRMNARYVAVLGEDELKEKKINLKSMADGEQIELPLESFIEKFKEICK
- a CDS encoding SH3 domain-containing protein, which gives rise to MLRNKMVPIILCLMLIFGSLPALESAHADNGSVSITATSLNVRTGPGLSYPISGSVKKGEKFSIVKEEGDWIQISLGGSKKGWVAEWFTAKEATKTAVSPAVSPKADSGSGSVTVNGLRVRKGPGTNYQVIGSFNSGQAVEILSSNGNWAEVRTNDLRGWVSKEYITTKESKASEAPPAASAKTSGTVNATSLNVRDKPSLNASRVGQLSYGAAVTVHSQSNGWAEITYAGKNAWVSAEYLKIGEKPATDSGKTSTPVDQFTGTVTASQLNVRDKNSLDGSVIGSVSKGQSFRILDEQNNWVKIEFQSGKTGWAAGWFFDKKKNGPTAAPSQSVKNSSVSMLHNGTNIRKGPSTSTAVIFRANQGDSFEIISVEKDWYKIALPNGASGFVAGWIVSVKGTAPQIERPGAEKHTKNKTIIIDPGHGGRDNGTTGVRGTLEKTLTLKTAQLLYDKLRAAGTNVILTRNNDHYISLGSRVSSSHYHNADAFISIHYDSINDRTVRGMTTYYYNSKQKPLGEQIHSSVVSKTMLKDRGTRFGDYHVIRENKQAAVLLELGYLSNPAEEMLVNTNQYQEAVANGIFEGLARYFKNK